The Psychrobacter sp. 28M-43 genome segment GCGCTCTTGCGTTCGAAACTGCTGCGCCTTGATAATTAGCACGCCTTCCTTGGTTATTCGGCTATCTTTGCTATTTAGCAGTCGCTGCTTGTACTCATCGCTCAGACTTGAGTTGTTGATATTAAAACGCAGGTGAATGGCAGAAGATACTTTGTTGACATTCTGCCCACCTGCGCCTTGCGCTCGTATGGCGCTGATCTCTACCTCATTATCATTGAGGCTAATATTATTATTAATGAAAATCATAGTTTGCTTTTATCGAATATGAATAGATATGGTTTATGATAAAGCATTATATAGTCAATCCTATATAAATTAGGTACGGTGTCAGTCTCGCTTAGTATACTGCTTGTAATACTTCTACTCGGCTTTCTAGGGCGTGTCCTCGTTTTAAAAATGGTGATAAAAATGAGATAAATCGCAGTCAAACAAGGAAAATAGCGCAGATAATATCGAGATATTAGTCAGCTATTTGACGCCATTTGGCAAGATTTAGCCATTTTTAACCCATTTAGATAACTATCGATTGAATTGAGGACACGCCCTAGTATCCAAATTATATTGAACCGACTGCTTATATTTAACTGAATATGGATTGGTCTGCTACTTTGCCAACAGTTGACGACTGCGCTCAATCACTGGCGCATCTACCATCTCGCCATCTATTTTGAATACTGCCTGCCCGCTCCGCTTATATTCTTCAATCACACGCTGTGCAAATAACAAGGCCTCATCTGTTGGTTGCAATGTTTGTTGGACAACTGCCACTTGCTTGGGATGGATACATAGCATTCCTGACATCCCCATTTGTGACCATAGCTGTACTCGCTCGCTCAGTCCAACTTCATTGTTGAAGTCAGGATAAATGGTATCGATGGGTGGCGATAATTGGTGCACTTTTGACGTCAGGATTAGTTGATAGCGAATTTGATTGGCGATGATATCTGCGGCAGGCGTTCCTACTTGTACTTGCAAATCATTGCACAGATCTAAAAATCCATAACTAAACGCGGCTAGCCCGACTGCTTTTGCCATACTATCGATTTGATATAATCCAATCGCACTCTCAATCAGTGCAATCACAGGTAAATTGGTAAGCTGATGCACGCTTTCTATATCATCTATTTGCTCGGCTTTAGCCAATAACACGCCAGCCAAATTAGGCATCTTCTGACAAAGCACGATGTCTTTGAAAAATTCTTCGCTACCTGCCTTATTAATACGCACCCAAATTGGCTGATAATCTGCACTATCATAATATTGTTGTAATGCTTCGCGTGCGGATGCTTTATCCTCTGGCGCAACGGCATCCTCTAAATCCACAATAACCGCATCTGCACCACTAGCAAAGGCTTTCGCTACTCTATCGATGCGAGTCGCTGGCACAAACAGCCATGTTTTATTTTGAGAAATCGTATTTATTTTATTGTGGATAATTGAATCCATGCGTGACTCCATCATATTGTCCAAGTAGCTATTAGCATATTTATTATGCCACTATACAGCTGATGCTCATTTAAAATTAGCAATTTATTCGATAGTGCAAAACCAAGATTACTTAGACACTCCATCAAAAACCCAAATCAAAAAAACCGCATGAAATAATTATTCATGCGGTTCTTGAGTCTCATGCAGTTTTAAACAATTACTTTCTTATCTAACCTATGTCTTATAGTCGATTCAATTTAAAAGTAGTACAAGGCAACCGAGTGTAGATGTATATGTAATACTTCAAGCGAGGTTAACGCTGTAATACTTTTTATAGTGGAATGACTATATAGATTATCTAATTAAGCTAGCATGCCACCATCGACAACGATAGTCGCGCCTGTGGTATAGCTTGAGGCATCCGACACTAGATACAATACCGTACCAGCCATTTCATCAGGTTCAGCCACACGTCCTAGCGGAATTGAGTGTAGCGCCATTTTTAAGACTTTATCATTGGTCGTCAATGCAGAGGCAAACTTAGTATCCGTCAAACCTGGCAATAGCGCATTAACACGGATGTTAAGTGGGCCACATTCTTTAGCAAATGCTTTGGTCATGCTAATGACTGCCGCTTTGGTAATTGAGTAGATACCTTGCTTATCGCCTGCTACTAAGCCGTTAACCGATGCGGTATTCAAGATGACACCGCCACCCTGCTCTTTCATCATTTTGCCAGCGGCCGTCGACATAAAGAAGTAACCACGGATATTAACTTCAACCGTTTTATCAAAGGCGGCTAAATCCGTATCCAAGATATGGCCATAGTAAGGGTTGGCTGCAGCGTTATTGACTAAGATATCGATTTGACCAAACTCACTTTTGATATGCTCAAAAATTGCGTCAATTTGCTCCATGTCTCCTACGTGACAAGCAAAAGCACTAGCCTTATGACCGTCAGCTTTGATGCTATCAGCGACTGCTTGGCAAGCATCGATTTTGCGGCTAGATACGATAACGTGTGCGCCTCTTGATGCCAATAGACGGGCAATAGACTCACCAATACCACGGCTAGCACCAGTTACTAGAGCAACCTTACCGGTTAAATCAAATAAATCTTTCATCATTATTCCTTATATTTTTATAAACTTTATATTTTCGATAATTTTTGAGCGCTAAATTCATGTATCTAAAATCAGATAACTGAACGCAGATAATCGCTGTCATAACTAACAGCGATTATCGAGCACTAATGAACTGAACAAAGAGCGCTCAACTATTACGGTTACGCTAGCATACCACCATCTAAGGTGAAGGCATGACCATTCATAAAGCTGCTTTCATCACTGGCAAGCCACGCAATAGCACTAGAGATTTCACTGACGTTTCCTAGGCGGCGCAGTGGACTGGCCTTTATCGTTGCTTGCTGCGTACGCTCATCCATGGTTGCCATAGTATTGCGAACCATTGGCGTATCAATGAAGCTTGGGCATACAGCGTTAAAACGAATATTGGCGCGAGCATACTCATGGGCGGCAGACTTGGTCAGACCCATGACCCCATGTTTAGCCGCACTATAGGCTGAAATCATAGGCGCTGAACGCAAACCTGCAATAGAGGCGACGTTGATCACATGACCACCGCCATTAGGTATCATACAATTTACCGCAGCACGCATACAGTGCCAAACGCCTTTTAAATTCACGGCGATATTACGATCAAAGTCGTCATCGCTTAGCTCGTGCATTGGCGAAGGCTTGTGATCGATACCAGCATTGTTTACCACAACATCTAGGCCACCAAGCGTTTCTACTGCAAAATCAAACAACGCACGCACTTCATCACCACTGGTCACGTCCACTTTTTTGAAGACGATACTGTTGCCAGCATCTTGACCTTGTTTGGCAACCGCTTCGCCCATTTCTTCTGCCATATCACCAATGACGACTTTTGCGCCGCGACTGGCTAGCAACAACGCACTTGCTGCACCGATGCCTGATGCACCGCCCGTGATCAAAATTCGTTTGCCAGCTACATCTGATGCAATTCCATTTGTATTCAGTGTCATGATCTATCCCTCTACCTTAAGTACTAGTTTGCCGAAATTTTCACCGTTAAAGAGCATCATCAAAGTATCAGGGAACGTCTCGATACCTTCAACGATATGGTCTTTTACTTTCATATCACCTGACTGAATCCAGCCAGCAATCTCTTTCATAGCGATTGGATATTCTTTGATATTATCGAATACTACGATGCCTTCCATGCGAGCACGATTGACCAATAATGATAAATAGTTCGATGGGCCTTTTACTGCTGTGGTGTTGTTATATTGGCTGATAGCCCCGCAAATAACGATACGCGCATGTAGATTAATCTGGGTAAGCACGTCATTTAAGATATCACCGCCTACGTTGTCAAAGTACACATCGACGCCGTCTGGACAGGTTTTCTTTAGGGCTTTTTTCACATCTTCGTTTTTGTAATCAATCGTCGCATCAAACCCAAGCTCATCGACCAAGAACTTGCATTTCTCAGCACCGCCCGCGATACCAACGACACGGCAGCCTTTAATTTTGGCAATCTGACCAACCAAGCTACCAACCGCACCAGCAGCTCCTGATACCACTACCGTTTCGCCTGCTTTTGGCTGACCCGTTTTTAGGAGACCGAAATACCCTGTCATCCCTGGCATACCGAGTACGCCTAAGTAATAAGACAGCGGCGCTAGATTTGGATCAACTTTATGTAGACCTGTGCCATCACTGACGGCATAGGATTGCACGCCATCGTGACCTGCGACATAGTCACCTACTGCAAATTTCTCATGCTTACTTTCAATCACTTCACCCACAGTACCGGCGCGCATAACTTCACCAATTTGTACTGGCGCGATATAAGATTTGGCATCGTTCAACCAACCACGCATCGCCGGATCGATAGAGATGTATTCAACCTTAATCAGTAGCTGACCATCGGTAATCGTCGGTATTTCTGTCTCGGTATAATCCCAAGTTTCAGCGCTTGGCTCGCCTACTGGTCTTGCTTTTAGGCGCCATTGTTTGTTTATCGTTGTCATGTCTCTTTCCTTAGAGTTGTCCTTAGAACCAGTCCGCTTGCATATCAGTGCAAACCGAGTTGGTGTTGGTTAATAATTCGATGTCGCGTTTAACTAATGGTAGTTCCCAATCGATGAAGTATTTGGCCGCTTGTATCTTGCCTTTGTAGAAGTTCTGCTGCTCGACATCTTGCGTCGTACTTAGTAGCTGCTCGGCTTTACTGGCTTGGCGAATCCAAATCCAGCTCAGTACAATTGAGGCAAAAATATTCATTAGTGCTTGAGCATTACCAGTCAATGTCAGCGCTTCTTCTGTCTGCAGTACTTTGCCCAAATGCACGAGCACTTCATGCAACTGACCCATATAAGGCATCAGCTTGCCTGCAAGTTGTGCGCTCTCGGGCGTAGTGATTCTTTCTAAATCTTGTGTAATTTCACGTTTTAGGATTTGAATGCCTAACCCACCTTTTTGCCATAACTTGCGGAATGACAAATCTAGCGCCTGCACACCATTTGTGCCTTCATGGATAGGATTGAGACGATTGTCACGCCAAAACTGCTCAGCCTGATATTCACGCGTATAGCCTGCGCCGCCTAGAACTTGAATACCTAAGTCATTGGCTTTTGGGCCATATTCAGATGGCCATGCTTTTAGCACTGGGGTTAGCAAATCTAATAGTTCGGTTAGCTCGTTTTTTAATGTTTCGTCTTCACAAGTATTGATACGGTCAATTAGGTTTGAGCCGTATAAGCACAATGAGATGCCACCTTCAGAATAGGCTTTTTGTGCCAATAGCATGCGCTTTACGTCACCATGCTGAATAATAGCCGTTGCATCATCTTCAGGCTTATTATTTGGCGCAATGCGACCTTGTGTACGGTCTTTGGCATAATCTAGCGAATACTGATAGCCGCGATAACCAATCATAGAAGCACCAAAACCAACTGCGATACGTGCCTCATTCATCATCTTGAACATATAACGCAAGCCAAAATGCTCTTCGCCGATCAAATAACCATGACAATCGCCTTCATCGCCGAAGCTCAATGCCGTAGAAGTCGCACCTCTATAACCAAGCTTATGAATCAGTCCAGTCAGATGTACATCATTACGCTCGCCTACAGACATATCATCGTTCAAGCGATACTTAGGTACGGCAAATAAAGAGATACCTTTGACGCCACCTGGGCCACCTGGCACTTTGGCCAATACCAAATGCACGATATTGTCAGACAGCTCATGATCACCTGCTGAGATATAAATCTTGCTGCCTTTGACACGGTACGAGCCGTCATCTTGTTTTACAGCAATAGTTTTGATATCAGCAAGCGATGAACCTGCATGCGGCTCAGTCAGTGCCATGGTGCCAGTAAATTCACCTGTCAGCATGCGCGGCATAAAGGCTGCTTTGATATCGTCACTAGCAAAATGCGAGATGACGTTGATTGCCGCAGTGGTCAAAAATGGATAGGCAGTCGTTGATGGATTGGCTGCCATAAAGTAGCCTGCCACAGCAGTCATAACCGTCTCAGGTAACTGCATGCCGCCGTCTTCAAAACTATAACGACCTGCGATAAAGCCAGACTCACGGAACGCATCAAAAGCGACTTTCACATCGTTTATCATGCTGACTTTTTTACCATCGAACTGCGGCTCGTTCTTATCTGCAATATGGTTGTGTGGTAAAAATAAATCTGTCGCAATCTTATTTGCCGTCTCTAATACAGCATCAAATGTCTCGCGGCTATGTTCTGAGAACTTTGCGTGCTCGGTGAGTGATTCTGTGCCTAGTACATCATACAATTGAAAAGGTAATTCAAAATCGTTTAGGAGGGTATCTGCGGCCATAGTATTCTCATTAACTGATTAAATGTGGTTATCAATTGATATTAGTCTAATTTGATACTTGTCCGTATTGTCATTTATGACATAATTATGGTCAAATAAGACACAAACAGAGTATCTAACTGGTTAAAATCAACCAAGTAATGGCTATTTTGGTCAGTACAGCAAAGGAAACGTGTGACTTATGCCCTATTTCAAACCTTTTAAAATGATTATTCTTGGCTTCGATGGTGTGCTCGGTAGTGTACTATCTGGCGCATTGGACTTGTTTTCATTCACGGGGGTCAGTTGGCAGCGCTTTTCAAATGAGTCTGTAGAGCCACGATTCAATGTGCAAATCGCAAGCTTGGGTGGCGGTGATATCAGGTGCAGTAATCGGTTAATCATGCAAGCCCACTGTGATATTCGAGATGTGACAGAGTGCGATTTATTGCTTGTGCCAACCATTGGCGACTCTATTGATAAGGTATTGACGCAAAACAGTGAGCTGCTGCCACACTTAGTACGGCTTGCAAATACCAAGGCCGATATAGCAAGCAACTGTAGCGGTGCATTTTTTTTGGCAAAGGCAGGATTATTGGATCATAAGATAGCCACCACGCACTGGGGCTATGCCAATAAGTTTAAGGCAGATTTTCCATTGGTGGACCTACAAGAGAATCAGTTTGTGACCCATTCAAGAAGCGAGTCAACAAACCAGTCAGGCAATATATTTTGTGCAGCTGGTGGCAGCGCCTTTTATGATTTGGGGCTATTATTGATTGAGCGATACTGCGGACGAGAGATCTCTACACAAGTGGCAAAAACCCAAATTATTGATAGCAAAAGAGGCAGTCAGAATAGCTATACCAATGTGACCTTGCACAAGCCGCATTCTGATCATTTGATTAAACAAGTCCAAGAGTATATCGAAGAGAACTTTCAACATTCTTTGCAGGTCAGCAGTTTAGCCGCTATGGTAAATATTACCCCGCGCACTTTAAATAGGCGCTTTCAGTCCTGTGTGGCAATGCGACCGATTGAGTATATTCAGGCCGTTAGAATTGAACAAGCCAAACGCTTACTTGAGTTGGGCGATGTATCAATAAAGTCGCTTGCCGATCAAGTAGGTTATGATGATATCTCCTCCTTCACGCGTCTATTTAAACGTGCGACTGAACTGACACCAAAAGAGTATCAAGATAAGTTTTCGCGGTTGGCTATTTAAAAAGGACAGTGATTAACGTTTAAGCAGTCTGCCACAAGCCTTCTACTTGGATAGCATCAGCTTCAATAGTTGGGTAATCGTTAAATACCAACTGATAGCCGCCATTTGTATTAGGTATGAGCTGGCAAGTTGCTCCCAGCGGAAAACTGTATTTTTTGCCGATATGACCAAAAGGCATACCACTATATATCGGTAATCCTGTTAGTTCATGTAGTTGGCGAATGACTGTGGCGACATCATAACGTTTGTCATAGCTATCCTCACCTGCACCAGACAATGCCCCAAATACAATCGCTTGCTGATTTTTAAAGACACCTGCGAGATATAAGTCATATAACATGCGCTCAATACGATACGCCTGCTCGCCAACATCTTCTAAAAACACAATGCCACCATCGATACGCGGTAAATACTCACTACCTGCCAGCGCCGATACGACACTTAAGTTACCACCCCAAATCGTACCAGTTATATTTTTCGGTTCAGCACTTGTCAAAATGCTAGGGAGTTGCTGACTGGTTAAGGTAGCATCCTGTATGCTGATAGTTAGATTGGGATTGGTCAGCACTTCAACAAACTGCTGACAGCTGACTTTATCAGGCGCAGTTTTACCAAACTCGCTATAGAGCATTGGCGCGGCAAGCGAGCTCATTGACCCTTTTGCCAATAGCGCGCACTGAATAGCCGTCACATCACTGAATCCTGCGAGTATCGTGCCGCGCTCCTTCATAATGCGTCCTAGCGTCGCCCAATCCACCATAGGCAATATGCGCATGGCACCGTAACCACCGCGCACACCTAGCAGTAGTTTTGGCGCGGCTATTGCCCCAGTGGCAAGGTTTTGAAAATCGCTAGCACGCTGTGAGTCCGTTCCCGCAAAGCGTAAATACTGACGATTGGTAATCGCAGGATTCTCTACTTTAAACCCAGCACAAGCCACACGATCCAATGCCAACTGATTACGCTCATCACTACCACCAACGTTGGAGCTGGCAAAAAGTCGCGTCTCAATCGTAGGCGTGATACAACCTGTCTGCGTCAGTGATTCCTGTGACGTTTGTGATGATGAGCTATCATTCAACAACGAAGTTGGCAGATCATCCTTGGTCAGCTGCGTACTATGACCAGACTCGATAGGGCTGGCTGCCAGCGCTTGAGAAATACCTTGGCTCGCTAATACCGCTGTGCCTGCACTCACACCGATTCGACATAGAAACTGCCGACGGTTTAGCCCAGATGTTGTTTCAGTTGCACGATTATTTTTATCATCTGTCCATGCCTGACGCTTAATCCCCATATCTTACTGCTACCTTATCGCTTTTATTTTTATGACTTGTGTTTTTAGACCTTGTGGCAGCATATTGTAGACGCTTTTCTGACACTGATGGTTGCCTAATCTTTACCGATATTTACTTTTTCGCTACTGAGACACACAATATAGGTCGATTAGATTTGTTACTGTAAATACAAATTCATCGCAAAAAACAAAAGGCAATAATTATGTTTAATAAAAAAACCGATAAAAACAAGTCACTTGACTCTAATTTAGAATATTTGCTAGGCAAAGAAGATAAGCTGAAAGAAAAGTTAGAGGACAGCGGCTACCTTGAGCCGTTTAGTGATGATTTAATGCTATTTATGAGTCTTGTCAAAGACTATTATAAAGGTGACTACCGTAAAATTCCTTTTAAGACAATTTCAGCTGGCGTTATCGGTGCGCTCTATGTGCTAAATCCAATTGACCTCATTCCTGACTCTATTCCGTTTATCGGCCATATCGATGATGCGCTAGTACTTAAATTTTGTTTGAAGCAGGCCAGAAAAGATCTGCAAAAATACAAAGAATGGAAGCAGGAACAATCAGCTACTAAGGATAAGTTAGAATCTAACAATGATACGGATAAGACTGATAACGACAAGACTAGTACTGATGAGAAAGACAGCGACGAGACTGGTACTAATCTGAAGAAAGCCTCATAAATATTAGTACTTTCAGCTATTAAAAAACTGCACTATCGAAAAAGCCACGACCTTGAATTAATACTTCGGTCGTGGCTTTTGTTATTTATAGTTTATTTAATACTATATTTTAATCAGGCACTTCATAATTAGCTTTTTCTGGATTAAGACCAAACGAGTAGACGAAGGTCGCAACGAGACTATTGATAATAATGAAAGGCAAATCAATGGCAGCATGACCAAGTGCATAGCGACCAAGCAGCCACGAGACGATCAACATGATAATAAAGAATGCACCCAAATATGCCAAAATCGCAGGATGTTTTAAATTATAAGGCTGTTCAGGCGTCGGTTGTTTGTCTAGTACATACGTCCTTACCGCCCAACCAGCTGCATAAGAGAACCCGCCTAACACCACGTAACTAAAAAAATTCATATCGCTTAACTCTAATGGTATGACTGTTTATAACAAAATACTGTCTATGCAAATATCATCGACCAACAATGGTATTTATAGTCGATACTTATCTAAGTACTATCGTCAACGCTTATTTAAATACTGTCGTCGACATTATCGATAACAAGATTAGCATGTGGATTGGCTAGAATATCAGTATTCACCTCATCGCACTCCACACGGTAGATCGTATTCGCACCTCGGTAAATATACGACAAGTACTCACTATCTAAGAGCGGATCAATATTTGCGTAAGCTGGTTTGACGTGCGCCAGTACAAGCACTCGATCAGGACGACCAATGACTGCATCGACATTGTCTGGATCAATAGAGAAAAACTGCGGTATGTCGCTATTGTCTATTATTTCTAACGGCTCTGGAGTATCCCAGATGCGCTTAGCAGTGACGGGTTCTTTCATCTGCATCACCCAAGTGTCATCTTGCTGGCTGACCTTTATCTGAGCAGGCTCATCTTGACTCACCGTATAACAACCCTCAAAGACAGACAGATCTGCCGCAACTTCGGTATCCGCTTGAGGGCTATTATCGTTACAAGCACTCAGAAAAATCGCGCTGCTAGCAGTCACACTGAGCATCAGATACGTCAGTCTCTTATTAAATAAATTCGAGCGTAAGGACATAATGGGGTTATCCTGCAATCATGCATTAAAAACTTTTATTAAGTGTACTATTATCAAAATGTCACTAGATAGCTGTATAAAAAAAATGCGCTTGGGCATCTTTGTAGTAACGACAGCTCTGTTATTAAAAACCAGTGGCTTTCAGCGAGCTTCGCTATTTTAACAGAAAACTAGGACGTTACTATTATGTTATAAGTTACCGTAAGGGTTTTCTGACTTTGTGCGTCACGACTGCCCATATTTATGATAGATTTGCTATACTCACAACGTCATCATCATCGTTCGAATAACATAAACGAGATGCTCTAGTACTACCCTATGCTTACCACTTATCAGGTCCATACTCTTTTATGTCAGACAACCGTAATTCAATGCCAAACACTCATAAAGACAACGCAATTGATCCATTGGCTGCTAAAACAAATACCACTGTGGCCTATACTGATGGTGCTTGCAAAGGTAATCCTGGCGCTGGCGGCTGGGGCGCACACCTTATATTTAGTGATGGCAGCACGCAAGATTTGTACGGCGGTGACAAAGAAACCACCAATAACCGTATGGAGCTAATGGGTGCGATACAAGCCCTGACCCATAGCCCGCATGAGCATACTCTTGAGATTTGGACTGACTCCAGTTATGTCAAAAAAGGCATCACTGAATGGATTGAGGGTTGGAAGAAAAAGGGCTGGAAAACTGCCAGTAAGAAGCCCGTCGCCAATCAAGACCTATGGCAACAATTGGATAAGCTCTGCCAACAGCGTGATGTTAGCTGGCATTGGGTCAAGGGTCACGCTGGACATGCCGGTAATGAAAAAGCAGATGAGCTAGCAAACTTAGGTGTCACCTCAAACAGCGGGCATTCAGCTATGCTTAATGAAGCAGATACGGCTAAAAAAAAAGACCCAATAGCGACTGATATTGATACTGATACTGACGCTAACACTGATACCTTGCAAAAATCGTCTAGCGCTGACTGGCTAAGTTTCGATCCATTGGGTCTAGATATGATAGAAGATGAGTTTGATGAAGAGCTCTTAGAACCTGAGCCGCTAAGAGAAGATACTCAGAGCACATCTGACAACCTTCAAACAAATGAAAACATTGCTGTAGAATCTAACAGCCATCAAGACAATACATACAACCCGACGAGTACCAAAGCTATGCCCGATATTCAAACGCACCTAGATGATACCGTCGACAATGATATGTTGCCAAGTGTAGAATCTGATGTCCCTAAGTTCGATGGGGATACTAGCCGTGCCAACCCATATTTCAAGCCGCTACTACCAAAGCCGATACACCGCCATGAAGCAGATCGTCAGCTTATTATGGATACAGAAACCACAGGGCTTGATGCGCTAAAAGGCGATCGTATTATCGAGGTCGGTATTGTGGAGCTGGTCGGACGTAAGTTTACTGGTGAAAAGCTGCACGTTTATATCAATCCACAGCGTGGCATGGATGACGAAG includes the following:
- a CDS encoding acyl-CoA dehydrogenase, which codes for MAADTLLNDFELPFQLYDVLGTESLTEHAKFSEHSRETFDAVLETANKIATDLFLPHNHIADKNEPQFDGKKVSMINDVKVAFDAFRESGFIAGRYSFEDGGMQLPETVMTAVAGYFMAANPSTTAYPFLTTAAINVISHFASDDIKAAFMPRMLTGEFTGTMALTEPHAGSSLADIKTIAVKQDDGSYRVKGSKIYISAGDHELSDNIVHLVLAKVPGGPGGVKGISLFAVPKYRLNDDMSVGERNDVHLTGLIHKLGYRGATSTALSFGDEGDCHGYLIGEEHFGLRYMFKMMNEARIAVGFGASMIGYRGYQYSLDYAKDRTQGRIAPNNKPEDDATAIIQHGDVKRMLLAQKAYSEGGISLCLYGSNLIDRINTCEDETLKNELTELLDLLTPVLKAWPSEYGPKANDLGIQVLGGAGYTREYQAEQFWRDNRLNPIHEGTNGVQALDLSFRKLWQKGGLGIQILKREITQDLERITTPESAQLAGKLMPYMGQLHEVLVHLGKVLQTEEALTLTGNAQALMNIFASIVLSWIWIRQASKAEQLLSTTQDVEQQNFYKGKIQAAKYFIDWELPLVKRDIELLTNTNSVCTDMQADWF
- a CDS encoding SDR family oxidoreductase, whose product is MMKDLFDLTGKVALVTGASRGIGESIARLLASRGAHVIVSSRKIDACQAVADSIKADGHKASAFACHVGDMEQIDAIFEHIKSEFGQIDILVNNAAANPYYGHILDTDLAAFDKTVEVNIRGYFFMSTAAGKMMKEQGGGVILNTASVNGLVAGDKQGIYSITKAAVISMTKAFAKECGPLNIRVNALLPGLTDTKFASALTTNDKVLKMALHSIPLGRVAEPDEMAGTVLYLVSDASSYTTGATIVVDGGMLA
- a CDS encoding HpcH/HpaI aldolase/citrate lyase family protein, encoding MDSIIHNKINTISQNKTWLFVPATRIDRVAKAFASGADAVIVDLEDAVAPEDKASAREALQQYYDSADYQPIWVRINKAGSEEFFKDIVLCQKMPNLAGVLLAKAEQIDDIESVHQLTNLPVIALIESAIGLYQIDSMAKAVGLAAFSYGFLDLCNDLQVQVGTPAADIIANQIRYQLILTSKVHQLSPPIDTIYPDFNNEVGLSERVQLWSQMGMSGMLCIHPKQVAVVQQTLQPTDEALLFAQRVIEEYKRSGQAVFKIDGEMVDAPVIERSRQLLAK
- a CDS encoding SDR family NAD(P)-dependent oxidoreductase; the encoded protein is MTLNTNGIASDVAGKRILITGGASGIGAASALLLASRGAKVVIGDMAEEMGEAVAKQGQDAGNSIVFKKVDVTSGDEVRALFDFAVETLGGLDVVVNNAGIDHKPSPMHELSDDDFDRNIAVNLKGVWHCMRAAVNCMIPNGGGHVINVASIAGLRSAPMISAYSAAKHGVMGLTKSAAHEYARANIRFNAVCPSFIDTPMVRNTMATMDERTQQATIKASPLRRLGNVSEISSAIAWLASDESSFMNGHAFTLDGGMLA
- a CDS encoding GlxA family transcriptional regulator translates to MPYFKPFKMIILGFDGVLGSVLSGALDLFSFTGVSWQRFSNESVEPRFNVQIASLGGGDIRCSNRLIMQAHCDIRDVTECDLLLVPTIGDSIDKVLTQNSELLPHLVRLANTKADIASNCSGAFFLAKAGLLDHKIATTHWGYANKFKADFPLVDLQENQFVTHSRSESTNQSGNIFCAAGGSAFYDLGLLLIERYCGREISTQVAKTQIIDSKRGSQNSYTNVTLHKPHSDHLIKQVQEYIEENFQHSLQVSSLAAMVNITPRTLNRRFQSCVAMRPIEYIQAVRIEQAKRLLELGDVSIKSLADQVGYDDISSFTRLFKRATELTPKEYQDKFSRLAI
- a CDS encoding LD-carboxypeptidase, with product MGIKRQAWTDDKNNRATETTSGLNRRQFLCRIGVSAGTAVLASQGISQALAASPIESGHSTQLTKDDLPTSLLNDSSSSQTSQESLTQTGCITPTIETRLFASSNVGGSDERNQLALDRVACAGFKVENPAITNRQYLRFAGTDSQRASDFQNLATGAIAAPKLLLGVRGGYGAMRILPMVDWATLGRIMKERGTILAGFSDVTAIQCALLAKGSMSSLAAPMLYSEFGKTAPDKVSCQQFVEVLTNPNLTISIQDATLTSQQLPSILTSAEPKNITGTIWGGNLSVVSALAGSEYLPRIDGGIVFLEDVGEQAYRIERMLYDLYLAGVFKNQQAIVFGALSGAGEDSYDKRYDVATVIRQLHELTGLPIYSGMPFGHIGKKYSFPLGATCQLIPNTNGGYQLVFNDYPTIEADAIQVEGLWQTA
- a CDS encoding NADP-dependent oxidoreductase is translated as MTTINKQWRLKARPVGEPSAETWDYTETEIPTITDGQLLIKVEYISIDPAMRGWLNDAKSYIAPVQIGEVMRAGTVGEVIESKHEKFAVGDYVAGHDGVQSYAVSDGTGLHKVDPNLAPLSYYLGVLGMPGMTGYFGLLKTGQPKAGETVVVSGAAGAVGSLVGQIAKIKGCRVVGIAGGAEKCKFLVDELGFDATIDYKNEDVKKALKKTCPDGVDVYFDNVGGDILNDVLTQINLHARIVICGAISQYNNTTAVKGPSNYLSLLVNRARMEGIVVFDNIKEYPIAMKEIAGWIQSGDMKVKDHIVEGIETFPDTLMMLFNGENFGKLVLKVEG
- the dnaQ gene encoding DNA polymerase III subunit epsilon, with amino-acid sequence MSDNRNSMPNTHKDNAIDPLAAKTNTTVAYTDGACKGNPGAGGWGAHLIFSDGSTQDLYGGDKETTNNRMELMGAIQALTHSPHEHTLEIWTDSSYVKKGITEWIEGWKKKGWKTASKKPVANQDLWQQLDKLCQQRDVSWHWVKGHAGHAGNEKADELANLGVTSNSGHSAMLNEADTAKKKDPIATDIDTDTDANTDTLQKSSSADWLSFDPLGLDMIEDEFDEELLEPEPLREDTQSTSDNLQTNENIAVESNSHQDNTYNPTSTKAMPDIQTHLDDTVDNDMLPSVESDVPKFDGDTSRANPYFKPLLPKPIHRHEADRQLIMDTETTGLDALKGDRIIEVGIVELVGRKFTGEKLHVYINPQRGMDDEVIRIHGISEAFLTDKPTFDQVAQSLYDFMDGAEIIAHNATFDMNFLNMEFAKVGLNDFANRVQVTDSLAMAKQQYPGQKNTLDALVRRLDVGKQDRTFHGALLDSEILAEVYLAMTGGQVTLAIEEDTDTDGGQTAHASFANLANLLLASTSDETTDQSWYAALAEDYPALKASI
- a CDS encoding YkvA family protein; translated protein: MFNKKTDKNKSLDSNLEYLLGKEDKLKEKLEDSGYLEPFSDDLMLFMSLVKDYYKGDYRKIPFKTISAGVIGALYVLNPIDLIPDSIPFIGHIDDALVLKFCLKQARKDLQKYKEWKQEQSATKDKLESNNDTDKTDNDKTSTDEKDSDETGTNLKKAS
- the arfB gene encoding alternative ribosome rescue aminoacyl-tRNA hydrolase ArfB, which encodes MIFINNNISLNDNEVEISAIRAQGAGGQNVNKVSSAIHLRFNINNSSLSDEYKQRLLNSKDSRITKEGVLIIKAQQFRTQERNKIDALERLQSFIAKATHVNKTRRPTKPSRNAKRKRVDKKTQRGKTKALRGKVDF